The following proteins are co-located in the Nocardia bhagyanarayanae genome:
- a CDS encoding TolB family protein: MLSSVALRNLTAAVMLAGVLVGCGSSGPEAPKPRVPKIAFNDGWQSVFVMNLDGSEVVRIGAGSDPAFAPDGSKIVVGGRAIATMDPDGGNVVELAVDGYGPTFSPDGTRIAFARRGAIHVMNSDGSEPKQLTATPDPTGPGQASSQSPAFSPDGSTIAFTRNGGIWLMEADGSNPRPLLADPHWNSDPTFTPDGTGIVFSSNRGGKDRSEIYHMNVDGTGVRPLTDDWTVHPTFSPDGTKILFTRNPAPEPGAEIWVMNSDGTAAQRISDPRQTAQHPGWGAVAAN, encoded by the coding sequence ATGCTGAGCAGCGTCGCGCTTCGAAACCTCACGGCCGCCGTCATGTTGGCGGGTGTGCTCGTCGGCTGTGGCAGCTCCGGTCCGGAAGCGCCGAAGCCGCGCGTGCCGAAGATCGCCTTCAACGACGGATGGCAGTCGGTGTTCGTCATGAATCTCGATGGCAGCGAGGTCGTTCGGATCGGTGCGGGCAGCGATCCGGCTTTCGCTCCCGACGGATCCAAGATCGTGGTCGGCGGGCGGGCCATCGCGACAATGGATCCCGACGGCGGCAATGTCGTCGAGCTCGCCGTCGACGGGTACGGACCCACGTTCTCACCCGACGGAACTCGGATCGCCTTCGCGCGCCGGGGCGCCATCCACGTGATGAACAGCGACGGCAGCGAGCCGAAGCAACTCACCGCGACGCCCGACCCGACGGGCCCTGGCCAAGCCAGCTCACAGTCTCCGGCGTTCTCGCCCGACGGTTCCACGATCGCCTTCACCAGAAACGGGGGCATCTGGCTGATGGAAGCGGATGGATCCAACCCGCGACCGCTGCTGGCCGACCCGCACTGGAACTCCGACCCGACCTTCACCCCGGACGGGACCGGGATCGTGTTCAGCAGCAACCGCGGCGGAAAAGACCGCTCCGAGATCTACCACATGAACGTCGACGGCACCGGCGTGCGACCACTCACCGACGACTGGACCGTACATCCCACGTTCTCCCCCGACGGCACGAAGATCCTCTTCACCCGCAATCCCGCACCCGAACCCGGGGCCGAGATCTGGGTGATGAACAGCGACGGCACTGCCGCGCAACGGATTTCCGATCCGCGGCAGACCGCGCAGCATCCCGGTTGGGGAGCCGTCGCGGCGAACTAG
- a CDS encoding cupin domain-containing protein — MAGLVRQSFESPEETRPFEQNKGRVDLVNMDRGPVGRAIFEPGWRWSEHVKPIAQTDSCQSAHVGYCLSGRMVVAMDSGEQQEYGPGDFMIVPPGHDAWTVGDEPCVMLDWQGFADYAKRP, encoded by the coding sequence ATGGCTGGTCTAGTGCGCCAGAGTTTCGAATCCCCGGAGGAGACTCGTCCTTTCGAGCAGAACAAAGGCAGGGTCGACCTCGTCAACATGGACCGAGGGCCGGTGGGCCGGGCGATCTTCGAACCCGGATGGCGGTGGTCCGAGCACGTCAAGCCGATAGCCCAGACCGACAGCTGCCAGTCGGCCCACGTCGGCTACTGCCTCTCGGGTCGCATGGTGGTGGCCATGGACAGCGGCGAGCAGCAGGAATACGGCCCGGGCGACTTCATGATCGTCCCACCCGGCCACGACGCGTGGACCGTGGGCGACGAACCCTGCGTCATGCTCGACTGGCAGGGCTTCGCCGACTACGCGAAGCGACCGTAG
- a CDS encoding GYD domain-containing protein: MPKYLWRVSYSEDGARGLLAQGGTARRAAITEMVESVGGHVEVCYFAFGEDDLFVIGDAPDEVSAAALAIRTAASGAAISHTVTLLTPEQVDEAVAREVTYQPPEAS; the protein is encoded by the coding sequence ATGCCGAAGTACCTGTGGCGGGTCAGCTACTCCGAGGATGGGGCACGCGGCCTGCTCGCGCAGGGCGGCACCGCCCGCCGAGCGGCCATCACGGAAATGGTCGAGAGCGTGGGCGGCCATGTGGAGGTCTGCTATTTCGCTTTCGGCGAGGACGATCTGTTCGTCATCGGTGACGCTCCGGACGAGGTTTCGGCCGCGGCGCTCGCCATCCGCACCGCGGCCTCCGGTGCGGCGATCTCGCACACCGTGACGCTACTGACCCCGGAACAGGTGGACGAAGCCGTCGCGCGAGAGGTCACTTATCAACCGCCGGAAGCGTCCTGA
- a CDS encoding DUF2231 domain-containing protein: protein MRGDPQQAKQPVSSALAGPYGHPFHPILVTVPIGAWVASLIFDIGSRFVDDPEFLAEGARWLIAIGVLGALAAATIGLLDLLAIPTGTAAFRTGLVHMGLNLAVTVAFAINFLWRGSDPTGAVSAGPLVLSVVSLAALGVSGWLGGKLAYHYGVRVADEATQAAGFEH, encoded by the coding sequence GTGCGCGGTGATCCACAACAGGCCAAACAACCTGTCAGCTCGGCCCTCGCGGGGCCGTACGGGCATCCGTTCCATCCGATTCTCGTCACGGTCCCCATCGGGGCGTGGGTGGCGAGCCTGATCTTCGACATCGGCTCCCGCTTCGTCGACGACCCCGAGTTCCTGGCCGAGGGAGCACGCTGGCTGATCGCCATCGGCGTGCTCGGCGCCTTGGCCGCCGCCACGATCGGCTTGCTGGATCTGCTGGCGATTCCCACCGGCACCGCCGCTTTTCGCACGGGCTTGGTGCACATGGGTCTGAACCTCGCCGTGACGGTCGCCTTCGCGATCAATTTCCTGTGGCGAGGATCCGATCCGACGGGAGCCGTGTCGGCCGGTCCGCTGGTGCTGTCCGTGGTGAGTCTGGCCGCTCTCGGGGTCTCCGGCTGGCTCGGCGGAAAGCTCGCCTACCACTACGGCGTCCGGGTGGCCGACGAAGCCACGCAAGCCGCCGGATTCGAACACTGA
- a CDS encoding NAD(P)/FAD-dependent oxidoreductase, producing MRIVVVGSGYAGTLVANRVAKKVEDAEVTVINPRPDFVERVRLHQQIAGTRSAATPLVDMLRDGITVRVGSVEKIGDGTVALADGERIDFDHAFLAVGSTVAPMPGAVAVGTWEGAQQARTALAALPAGSQVAVIGGGPTGIETAAEIAEARPDVRVRLIGSSVAGGLSEGASRRVRAGLERLTVDIIDDDVVEIVAGTGEFDDVVRLRSGWDLSSDLTLWAIVADVPPLAALSGLAVDARGRVIVDEFLRSVGDERIFAVGDCAAVPGARFACYTALPQAIHAADNFARLVRGRKPKPHSFPYWARGVCLGRKDAVTQLTHADDTVREAFFGGRAAVVLKEMASSSAFSSARAGRSAL from the coding sequence ATGAGAATTGTCGTAGTGGGCAGCGGCTACGCGGGCACGCTCGTGGCGAACCGGGTGGCCAAGAAGGTCGAGGACGCCGAAGTCACGGTGATCAACCCGCGACCGGACTTCGTGGAGCGGGTGCGGCTGCACCAGCAGATCGCGGGGACACGCTCGGCGGCGACCCCGCTGGTGGACATGCTGCGTGACGGGATCACGGTGCGGGTGGGCTCTGTCGAGAAGATCGGGGATGGCACCGTCGCTCTCGCCGACGGCGAGCGAATCGACTTCGACCACGCCTTCCTGGCGGTGGGCAGCACGGTGGCGCCGATGCCTGGAGCGGTCGCCGTTGGCACCTGGGAAGGCGCGCAACAGGCGCGCACGGCGCTGGCGGCGCTTCCCGCGGGCAGCCAGGTAGCCGTGATCGGGGGCGGTCCGACGGGGATCGAGACGGCGGCCGAGATAGCCGAAGCACGACCGGATGTGCGGGTGCGGCTGATCGGTTCGTCGGTGGCCGGTGGTCTGTCCGAGGGGGCGTCTCGGCGGGTGCGCGCCGGGCTCGAGCGGCTGACGGTCGACATCATCGATGACGATGTCGTCGAAATCGTAGCGGGTACAGGGGAATTCGATGACGTCGTACGCCTGCGCTCGGGGTGGGACCTGTCCTCCGACCTGACTCTCTGGGCGATCGTGGCCGACGTCCCGCCCCTCGCGGCGCTCAGCGGTCTGGCGGTCGATGCCCGTGGTCGCGTGATCGTCGACGAGTTCCTGCGCAGCGTCGGAGACGAACGCATCTTCGCCGTCGGCGACTGCGCGGCCGTGCCGGGAGCGCGTTTCGCCTGCTACACCGCTCTCCCGCAGGCCATCCACGCGGCCGACAACTTCGCTCGCCTGGTCCGAGGCCGCAAGCCCAAGCCACACTCCTTCCCCTACTGGGCGCGTGGCGTCTGCCTCGGACGCAAGGACGCGGTCACCCAGTTGACCCATGCCGACGACACCGTCCGCGAGGCGTTCTTCGGCGGACGGGCCGCTGTCGTGCTCAAGGAAATGGCGAGCAGCAGCGCGTTTTCCAGCGCCCGCGCTGGACGCTCCGCTCTCTGA